One Cryobacterium roopkundense genomic region harbors:
- a CDS encoding NADPH-dependent F420 reductase, with the protein MHPTIGILGAGRVGTALARQALKAGYRVRIATAKPAADNALLVDIVTPGAEAVESSEAAASDLVVLAIPLHKYRTLNPDDLAGKVVIDAMNYWAPVDGVSDDFENDARTSSEVVEQFLASARVVKSLNHIGYHELEEDDKPATDPHRRALAVAGDDPAAKELVMGFIDRLGYDAVDAGTLAAGRAFQPATAIFTGSHTAPQLRALVHQPLAA; encoded by the coding sequence ATGCATCCCACGATCGGCATCCTCGGCGCCGGACGCGTCGGCACCGCCCTCGCCCGGCAGGCCCTCAAGGCCGGCTACCGCGTGCGCATCGCCACCGCCAAGCCCGCCGCCGACAACGCCCTCCTCGTGGATATCGTCACGCCCGGCGCCGAGGCCGTGGAATCCAGCGAGGCCGCGGCATCCGATCTGGTTGTGCTGGCCATCCCTCTTCACAAGTACCGCACGCTGAACCCCGATGATCTGGCGGGCAAGGTTGTCATCGACGCCATGAACTACTGGGCACCCGTCGATGGCGTGTCCGATGATTTCGAGAACGACGCCCGCACCTCAAGCGAGGTCGTGGAGCAGTTTCTCGCGAGCGCCCGCGTCGTGAAGTCGCTCAACCACATCGGGTACCACGAGCTCGAGGAAGACGACAAGCCCGCCACTGATCCGCACCGCCGGGCGTTGGCTGTGGCCGGCGACGACCCTGCCGCGAAAGAACTCGTGATGGGCTTCATCGACCGTCTCGGCTACGATGCCGTCGACGCCGGGACGCTCGCTGCGGGCCGCGCCTTCCAACCGGCCACGGCCATCTTCACCGGCAGTCACACGGCGCCCCAGCTGCGCGCCCTCGTGCATCAGCCCCTCGCGGCATAG
- a CDS encoding LLM class flavin-dependent oxidoreductase — protein MEIGAYSFGDTQLNPDGSQRSTAEAIKNLFDAIVHADTVGLDYFGVGEHHTLSMPASSPGAIIAAAAAATTRIKLGSAASIIGTDDPVRVFQQFATADAISGGGRIEITAGRGSSVETFPLFGFDLNDYDELYAQKLDLLLTLNNSAGENVTWSGTARPSIPELDVVPRPTQGSLPIWIATGGSAPSSARAGRLGLPLAYAIIGGQPHRFAPLAQLYRQSAAQAGHTGDNIKVSVATFGLVAPTKKEAVERLYPGWVNLNIEMGKLRGWPAPQRSSYLAQVDAPNAYFVGHPDDVAERIVALHGHLGHMRHFLQGDHGGLPHEYLMESITLLATEVKPRVERLLAAK, from the coding sequence GTGGAAATCGGCGCCTACAGCTTCGGCGACACCCAGCTCAACCCCGACGGCAGCCAGCGCTCGACCGCCGAGGCCATCAAGAACCTGTTCGACGCCATCGTGCACGCGGACACGGTGGGCCTGGACTACTTCGGAGTGGGGGAACACCACACCCTGTCGATGCCGGCCTCGTCGCCCGGTGCGATCATCGCCGCCGCGGCAGCCGCCACGACGCGCATCAAGCTCGGTAGTGCGGCGAGCATCATCGGAACGGATGACCCGGTGCGGGTCTTCCAGCAGTTCGCCACCGCAGACGCCATCTCAGGCGGCGGCCGTATCGAAATCACCGCAGGACGAGGGTCGTCCGTGGAGACCTTTCCGCTCTTCGGCTTCGACCTGAACGACTATGACGAGCTCTACGCGCAGAAGCTCGACCTGCTGCTGACCCTCAACAACAGCGCCGGAGAGAACGTGACGTGGTCGGGCACCGCCAGGCCGTCGATCCCCGAGCTCGACGTGGTGCCGCGTCCGACGCAGGGCTCGCTGCCTATCTGGATCGCCACCGGCGGAAGCGCGCCGTCATCGGCGCGCGCCGGACGCCTCGGCCTCCCGCTCGCCTACGCCATCATCGGCGGGCAGCCGCACCGCTTCGCGCCGCTCGCCCAGCTGTATCGGCAGTCGGCTGCGCAGGCCGGCCACACCGGCGACAACATCAAGGTCTCGGTGGCGACGTTCGGACTCGTGGCCCCCACCAAGAAGGAAGCTGTGGAGCGCCTGTATCCGGGGTGGGTGAACCTCAACATCGAAATGGGCAAGCTGCGCGGCTGGCCCGCGCCGCAACGCAGCTCCTATCTGGCCCAGGTCGACGCGCCCAACGCGTACTTCGTGGGCCATCCCGACGACGTGGCGGAGCGCATCGTGGCCCTGCATGGCCACCTCGGCCACATGCGCCACTTCTTGCAGGGCGACCACGGCGGACTGCCGCACGAGTACCTGATGGAATCGATCACGTTGCTCGCGACCGAGGTGAAGCCCCGCGTCGAGCGCCTGCTCGCCGCCAAGTAA
- a CDS encoding GH1 family beta-glucosidase, whose product MTSSRTFPRDFLFGAATAAYQIEGAAHEDGRTDSIWDTFSRVPGAVINADNGDVACDHYHRYRDDVALMRELGLQTYRFSTSWARVQPDGGAFNPLGLDFYSRLVDELIEANIKPWLTLYHWDLPQTLEDQGGWANRDTAERFRDYALGVHDALGDRVDIWTTLNEPWCSSFLSYTAGAHAPGRQSTEAGLAAGHHLLLAHGLTVDALRQRDPNLNLGITLNLTVAKPVDPTHPGDVDAARRIDGQFNRFFLDPIFRGEYPADVLDDVAELGLDAVIRDGDLAQIMQPIDALGVNYYHGELVSDRPAQHPLPGEAPTTRVIRSPFPAADGVFHHPQGLPLTAMDWEVQPAGLTELLQRVDREYTGALATSLYVTENGAAYDDVVTDDGRVADLDRTDFLTAHLGAVLDAIDSGVDVKGYFYWSLLDNYEWAWGYAKRFGIVRVDYRTQQRTVKDSGHAYAAIIRNRSLVPMLTE is encoded by the coding sequence ATGACTTCTTCACGTACTTTTCCCCGCGATTTTCTCTTCGGAGCGGCCACCGCCGCCTACCAAATCGAAGGCGCCGCCCATGAAGACGGCCGCACAGACTCCATCTGGGACACCTTCAGCCGCGTTCCCGGCGCCGTCATCAACGCCGACAACGGTGACGTGGCCTGCGACCACTACCACCGCTACCGCGACGACGTTGCCCTGATGCGCGAGCTCGGCCTGCAGACCTATCGCTTCTCCACGTCCTGGGCGCGCGTGCAGCCCGACGGCGGCGCGTTCAACCCGCTCGGCCTGGACTTCTACTCGCGTCTGGTCGACGAACTGATCGAGGCGAACATCAAGCCGTGGCTCACCCTGTACCACTGGGATCTGCCGCAGACCCTCGAAGACCAGGGCGGCTGGGCCAATCGTGACACCGCCGAACGCTTCCGCGACTACGCCCTCGGTGTGCACGACGCCCTCGGCGACCGGGTCGACATCTGGACCACCCTCAACGAACCGTGGTGCTCCTCCTTTCTCAGCTACACGGCCGGGGCTCACGCTCCCGGACGACAGAGCACGGAGGCCGGTCTCGCCGCCGGGCACCACCTGCTCCTCGCCCACGGACTCACCGTCGACGCGCTGCGCCAGCGCGACCCGAACCTCAATCTGGGCATCACCCTCAACCTCACCGTCGCCAAGCCCGTCGACCCGACCCACCCCGGCGATGTCGATGCCGCCCGTCGTATTGACGGACAGTTCAACCGCTTCTTCCTCGACCCGATCTTTCGCGGCGAGTACCCCGCCGACGTTCTCGATGACGTGGCCGAGCTCGGACTCGACGCGGTGATTCGCGACGGCGATCTGGCTCAGATCATGCAGCCGATCGACGCCCTGGGCGTGAACTACTACCACGGTGAGCTGGTGAGCGATCGGCCGGCGCAGCATCCGCTTCCCGGCGAAGCGCCCACCACGCGCGTCATTCGCTCCCCGTTCCCCGCCGCCGACGGCGTCTTTCACCACCCGCAGGGGCTGCCCCTCACCGCGATGGACTGGGAGGTGCAGCCAGCCGGCCTCACCGAATTGCTGCAGCGCGTCGACCGGGAGTACACCGGCGCCCTCGCAACCAGCCTGTACGTCACCGAAAACGGCGCCGCGTACGACGACGTGGTCACCGACGACGGCCGAGTAGCGGATCTTGACCGGACCGACTTTCTCACCGCTCACCTCGGCGCCGTGCTCGACGCCATCGACTCCGGAGTCGACGTGAAGGGCTACTTCTACTGGTCACTGCTGGACAACTACGAGTGGGCCTGGGGATACGCCAAGCGGTTCGGGATCGTACGCGTGGACTACCGCACGCAGCAGCGCACGGTGAAAGACAGTGGTCACGCCTACGCGGCGATCATTCGGAATCGATCGCTTGTGCCTATGCTGACAGAATGA
- a CDS encoding carbohydrate ABC transporter permease, whose translation MSRKVGGYDRPPRLWVYGALLAVLGASFFPVWWSFLIGSQDASALNQPGWLWLPGGNFVANALRVIDTIPFWTALMNSIIVSSAVAISVVMFSTLAGYAFAKLKFRGREGLLIFVIATMAIPTQLGVVPLFIVMSRLGWTGSLWAVIVPGMVTAFGVFWMTQYLRDALPDELIEAVRMDGASMLGSFWHVGLPAARPAAAMLALFTFVGTWTNFFWPFIVLDPGNPTLPVALQQLQAAFFVDYSLVLAGVVLSIIPLILVFIFLGKQLVTGIMQGAVKG comes from the coding sequence ATGAGCCGCAAAGTCGGCGGCTATGACCGCCCACCCCGACTGTGGGTCTACGGGGCGCTGCTCGCCGTGCTCGGCGCCTCGTTCTTTCCCGTCTGGTGGTCGTTCCTGATCGGCAGCCAGGATGCCTCCGCCCTGAACCAGCCCGGCTGGCTCTGGCTTCCCGGCGGCAACTTCGTGGCCAATGCCCTGCGCGTGATCGACACGATCCCGTTCTGGACGGCCCTGATGAACAGCATCATCGTCTCCTCAGCCGTGGCCATCAGCGTGGTGATGTTCTCCACACTCGCCGGGTACGCGTTCGCGAAACTCAAGTTTCGCGGCCGGGAGGGACTGCTCATCTTCGTGATCGCGACGATGGCCATCCCCACCCAGCTGGGCGTCGTGCCGCTGTTCATCGTGATGAGCAGGCTCGGCTGGACCGGCAGCCTGTGGGCCGTTATCGTGCCCGGTATGGTGACAGCCTTCGGGGTGTTCTGGATGACGCAGTACCTGCGCGACGCCCTGCCCGACGAACTAATCGAGGCCGTGCGCATGGACGGCGCCAGCATGCTCGGCAGCTTCTGGCATGTCGGCCTGCCTGCCGCCCGGCCGGCCGCCGCCATGCTCGCCCTGTTCACGTTTGTGGGCACCTGGACGAACTTCTTCTGGCCGTTCATCGTTCTCGACCCGGGCAACCCCACCCTGCCGGTGGCCCTGCAACAGCTGCAGGCAGCGTTCTTCGTGGACTACTCGCTTGTGCTTGCCGGGGTCGTGCTGTCGATCATCCCGCTGATCCTCGTGTTCATTTTTCTGGGTAAGCAACTCGTCACCGGCATTATGCAAGGCGCCGTCAAAGGCTGA
- a CDS encoding LacI family DNA-binding transcriptional regulator, which yields MTTDLAPASRLPTLEMVAAAAGVSRATVSRVVNGSPKVRPDVQAVVQSAIDQLHYVPNRAARSLVNRRTQVIALVVPENLAMFFGDPYFAAIVQGITRRLDASDYTLNLLVAASDPGNKTMRYLRSGNVDGALIVSHHTGDAFVAGIVGALPLVFGGRPSSEAAADAYYVDVDNTAGAADATRYLVDAGRRRIGAITGPLDMPAGQDRFAGFTNAMAAAGLETDAVEHADFTAAGAALATNRLLDRVPDIDSLFVASDLMATGALEVLRARGRAVPEDVAVVGFDDSPSAVSASVPLTTIRQPSEEAGYLMADGLLRLLSSDPSVTRRTILPTTFVRRASA from the coding sequence ATGACGACCGATCTCGCCCCCGCCTCACGTCTGCCCACCCTGGAAATGGTGGCCGCGGCGGCGGGGGTCTCTCGGGCCACCGTGAGCCGGGTGGTCAACGGCTCGCCCAAGGTACGACCCGACGTGCAGGCCGTGGTGCAATCCGCCATTGACCAGCTGCACTACGTGCCCAATCGGGCAGCCCGGTCCCTCGTCAACCGCCGCACCCAGGTGATCGCGCTCGTCGTTCCCGAAAACCTGGCGATGTTTTTCGGAGACCCGTATTTCGCCGCCATCGTGCAGGGCATCACCCGTCGCCTGGACGCGAGCGATTACACGCTGAACCTGCTCGTCGCCGCGAGCGACCCCGGCAACAAGACCATGCGGTATCTGCGCTCGGGAAACGTTGATGGCGCCCTGATCGTGTCGCACCACACCGGTGACGCCTTCGTTGCCGGCATCGTGGGCGCCCTGCCGCTGGTCTTCGGCGGACGGCCGTCGAGCGAGGCCGCAGCAGACGCCTACTACGTTGACGTCGATAACACCGCCGGGGCGGCGGATGCCACCCGGTATCTCGTCGACGCCGGCCGCCGCCGCATCGGCGCCATCACCGGGCCGCTCGACATGCCCGCCGGGCAAGACCGCTTCGCTGGCTTCACGAACGCGATGGCTGCGGCAGGCCTCGAAACGGATGCCGTTGAACACGCTGACTTCACCGCCGCCGGAGCCGCTCTCGCCACGAACCGGCTGCTCGATCGCGTTCCCGACATCGACTCTCTGTTCGTGGCGAGCGATCTCATGGCCACCGGGGCACTCGAGGTACTGCGCGCTCGGGGACGAGCCGTCCCCGAGGATGTGGCCGTGGTCGGCTTCGACGACAGCCCCTCCGCGGTGTCGGCGAGCGTACCGCTCACCACCATTCGCCAACCTTCAGAGGAGGCGGGCTACCTAATGGCGGACGGTCTGCTGCGCCTGCTCAGCAGTGATCCATCGGTGACCCGGCGCACCATCCTGCCCACCACCTTCGTGCGACGCGCGTCAGCCTGA
- a CDS encoding carbohydrate ABC transporter permease, whose protein sequence is MSIAIRADARSIRRIAFSHTLSRWDVRFSPYLYISPFFIVFALVGLFPLAYTAWVSLHDWNLIGGQGDFVGLENYGTVLSQPYFWTSLRNTFSIFLLSSIPQMVLALAIAAFLDSNLRAKTFWRMGVLLPYVVAPVAVALIFSDLFGDRYGLINDVIIALGGEPVRWHVDVIPSHIAIATMVNFRWTGYTALIFLAAMQAVPRDYYEAATLDGAGRLRTFWSITVPLLRPVIIFVVITSTIGGLQIFDEPRMFDQAGQGGANRQWQTLTLYIYELGWGQRDFGRASAVAWLLFLIIVLIALVNFLVSRRIAATTERIAKIVPVIPTKGTR, encoded by the coding sequence ATGTCCATTGCGATCAGAGCGGATGCCCGCAGCATCCGTCGTATTGCCTTCAGCCACACCCTGAGTCGGTGGGACGTGCGCTTTTCTCCCTACCTCTATATTTCCCCCTTCTTCATCGTGTTCGCGCTGGTGGGCTTGTTTCCCCTCGCGTACACCGCGTGGGTCTCCCTGCACGACTGGAACCTGATCGGCGGTCAGGGTGACTTCGTGGGTCTGGAGAACTACGGCACAGTGCTCTCCCAGCCGTATTTCTGGACCTCGCTGCGCAACACGTTCAGCATTTTTCTGCTCTCGTCCATTCCGCAGATGGTGCTCGCCCTAGCCATCGCCGCCTTCCTGGACAGCAACCTGCGTGCCAAGACGTTCTGGCGCATGGGCGTGCTGCTGCCTTACGTGGTGGCCCCGGTGGCTGTCGCCCTCATCTTCAGCGACCTGTTCGGCGACCGGTACGGCCTGATCAACGATGTGATCATCGCCCTCGGCGGCGAGCCCGTGCGCTGGCACGTCGACGTGATCCCCAGCCACATCGCGATCGCGACCATGGTGAACTTTCGCTGGACCGGCTACACGGCGCTGATCTTCCTGGCCGCGATGCAGGCGGTACCGCGCGACTATTACGAGGCCGCCACCCTCGACGGCGCCGGCCGGCTGCGCACCTTCTGGTCGATCACAGTTCCGCTGCTGCGCCCCGTGATCATCTTCGTGGTGATCACGTCCACCATCGGCGGACTGCAGATCTTCGACGAGCCGCGCATGTTCGACCAGGCCGGCCAGGGCGGCGCCAACCGACAATGGCAAACCCTCACCCTCTACATCTACGAGCTGGGTTGGGGCCAACGCGACTTCGGCCGCGCATCCGCTGTCGCCTGGCTGCTGTTCCTCATCATCGTGCTGATCGCCCTCGTCAACTTTCTGGTGAGTCGGCGCATCGCCGCCACCACCGAACGGATCGCCAAGATCGTTCCTGTCATACCAACGAAGGGCACCCGATGA